The Halomonas sp. KG2 genome contains a region encoding:
- a CDS encoding ATP-binding protein has protein sequence MKPLASLRQWRPSRLGLKLFVAILSVNVAIAASVFLAVTYSIDRGFLEYLNQAQERRATLLADGLITRWETQGSWEWLEQSPERWPYIVRFELGQAHRDRPSPLGEAQDFALRNSDGRFVVPPVESARGSNGWRWLTLYSDVTSSGNNEAIGELGFRPPQDMMERMESRFLERQQRNLVLIVVSLGLASLLLAGGLSWWLGRRTRALAGATLRLTEGDYHTRLPERGKDELSSLARDFNVLAATLEASRDARARWVSDTAHELRTPLAVLRGEIEAMQDGIRPLNQENLSSLAQEVSQLERLVTDLRLLSQSDAGALDIQLAPMNLSESLKGRLSDADRWLEESGLTLSSQLTSDIMIQGDAQRLRQLWNNLLDNSCAYTQPPGELRVSLTCETNHAVITWEDSSPGVPESELSRLTERLYRVEGSRNRASGGSGLGLSIASALVNAHGGTLSPGVSELGGLKWTLRFPLLIAS, from the coding sequence ATGAAACCGCTCGCTTCGCTACGCCAGTGGCGCCCTTCTCGACTGGGTCTAAAGCTTTTTGTGGCTATTTTAAGCGTCAACGTAGCCATTGCAGCAAGCGTGTTTCTAGCAGTGACTTACAGTATTGATCGCGGCTTTTTAGAATATCTCAATCAAGCCCAAGAGCGGCGCGCTACGCTGCTGGCGGATGGGCTAATTACTCGCTGGGAAACCCAAGGCAGTTGGGAGTGGTTGGAGCAATCGCCAGAACGCTGGCCCTATATTGTGCGCTTTGAGCTTGGCCAGGCACACCGTGATCGCCCTTCTCCTCTCGGCGAAGCTCAGGACTTCGCTTTACGCAATAGCGATGGCCGATTCGTCGTCCCGCCTGTTGAGAGCGCACGCGGCTCAAACGGTTGGCGGTGGCTCACCCTGTATAGCGACGTGACCTCAAGCGGAAACAATGAGGCGATTGGAGAGCTGGGATTTCGTCCTCCGCAAGATATGATGGAGCGTATGGAAAGTCGCTTTTTAGAGCGCCAGCAGCGCAATTTGGTACTTATTGTTGTTTCTCTTGGTTTAGCATCGCTGTTACTGGCAGGAGGGCTTTCCTGGTGGCTAGGCCGACGCACCCGAGCTTTGGCAGGCGCAACGCTGCGCTTAACCGAAGGTGATTATCACACTCGGTTACCAGAACGCGGAAAAGATGAACTTTCCAGTTTGGCACGCGATTTCAACGTATTGGCGGCCACCCTAGAAGCTAGCCGTGACGCCAGAGCACGATGGGTATCAGACACAGCGCACGAGCTACGTACCCCGTTGGCAGTCCTACGTGGTGAAATCGAAGCGATGCAGGATGGGATTCGTCCGCTAAACCAGGAAAATCTTAGCTCACTGGCTCAAGAAGTGTCTCAACTGGAACGGTTAGTCACTGACTTGAGGCTGCTTTCGCAAAGTGATGCAGGCGCATTAGATATTCAGCTAGCGCCGATGAACCTTAGCGAAAGCTTGAAAGGCCGTTTATCCGATGCCGACCGCTGGCTAGAAGAGAGCGGCCTGACCCTGTCAAGCCAGCTTACCTCCGATATCATGATACAAGGGGATGCCCAACGCTTACGCCAGCTCTGGAATAACCTGCTGGATAACAGCTGCGCCTATACACAACCACCAGGAGAGCTACGGGTTTCATTAACCTGCGAGACTAACCATGCTGTGATTACTTGGGAAGACAGTTCCCCAGGCGTGCCTGAAAGCGAGCTTTCACGCTTAACTGAACGCCTATACCGCGTGGAAGGCTCACGTAACCGCGCAAGTGGCGGCAGCGGGCTGGGGCTCTCTATTGCAAGCGCGTTAGTCAATGCCCATGGCGGAACGCTTTCGCCTGGCGTTTCTGAGCTAGGCGGCCTGAAATGGACGCTGCGCTTTCCGCTACTTATTGCCTCTTAA
- a CDS encoding response regulator, with protein sequence MSENSSPQDASLLIVEDEPKIARLMADYLENNNFAPTIIANGNDVMPWLTQHVPALVLLDVMLPGKDGLTLCREIRQHWPNLPIIMVTAKVEEVDRLLGLELGADDYVCKPFSPREVVARVKAVLRRSQAAAQVDDASDTTPQAPVTLDEEGWQALANGHDLGLTAVEFQLLRVMMQSPGRIFSREQLMDHMYRDNRIVSERTVDSHIKKLRKKIHEALPELEIIRSVYGVGYKYQPEG encoded by the coding sequence ATGTCTGAGAATAGTTCACCCCAAGACGCCTCACTGCTCATTGTTGAAGACGAGCCTAAAATTGCCCGCTTAATGGCGGACTATCTGGAAAACAATAATTTTGCTCCGACCATAATTGCCAACGGCAACGACGTTATGCCCTGGCTAACCCAGCACGTTCCTGCATTAGTACTGCTAGATGTCATGCTTCCTGGTAAAGATGGACTAACGCTGTGTCGAGAAATCCGTCAACACTGGCCTAACTTACCCATTATTATGGTGACCGCGAAAGTCGAGGAAGTTGATCGTTTACTGGGCTTGGAGCTAGGGGCAGACGACTATGTTTGCAAACCCTTTAGCCCCCGCGAAGTGGTTGCCCGCGTAAAAGCTGTATTACGCCGCAGCCAAGCCGCGGCGCAAGTCGATGACGCCTCCGACACCACCCCACAAGCACCAGTGACACTCGATGAAGAGGGCTGGCAGGCGCTTGCCAATGGGCACGACCTTGGCCTCACTGCCGTAGAATTCCAACTATTGCGCGTCATGATGCAGTCCCCGGGACGTATCTTCAGTCGCGAGCAGCTAATGGATCACATGTACCGGGATAACCGCATTGTCTCGGAGCGTACCGTGGACAGCCACATCAAGAAGCTACGCAAAAAAATCCATGAAGCACTGCCTGAGCTAGAGATTATTCGCTCCGTTTACGGGGTTGGATATAAATATCAGCCTGAGGGATAG
- a CDS encoding lipoprotein signal peptide, with protein MKILLGLMLLMLCMTGQASAQSAVGFDQIILYADSDRPLETSVWYPSQTTSLTERVADNPAFFGTDAIRGGTPLAGTFPLVVISHGYRGNWRNQSWLATKLVQEGFIVASLDHPGTTSFDHSPLAAAQWWQRPHDLSRLLDWLLKESYLLPYIDTHNISAIGHSLGGWTVMLLAGAQFDRDQLTSECLIKENLRVCGLMPELGLNTPQAGEPTGSLRDDRIKRVVSLDLGLARSFSRQSLQSLTTPTLILAAGVDIGDSPQAEESGFLAHYIPARKQKYIVYPDAAHFSFMQRCKPGAIELIEEQTPGDGIICLDGDGRSRQELHHIIYQDILAFIGAH; from the coding sequence ATGAAAATACTGCTGGGTTTGATGTTATTGATGCTTTGTATGACGGGCCAGGCATCTGCACAGTCGGCGGTGGGCTTTGATCAAATTATCTTATACGCAGACAGTGATCGCCCATTAGAAACCAGTGTTTGGTATCCATCCCAAACGACTTCTCTAACTGAAAGGGTGGCTGACAATCCAGCGTTTTTTGGTACAGATGCCATACGAGGCGGCACCCCGTTAGCGGGTACCTTTCCGTTGGTTGTAATCTCACATGGTTATCGTGGCAACTGGCGTAATCAAAGCTGGCTAGCTACCAAGCTGGTGCAAGAGGGGTTTATCGTTGCCTCGCTTGATCACCCTGGCACCACGAGCTTTGATCATTCCCCGCTAGCTGCCGCTCAGTGGTGGCAACGACCCCACGACCTGTCGCGCTTATTGGACTGGCTGTTAAAAGAGTCCTACCTGCTGCCATATATCGATACGCATAACATTTCAGCCATCGGCCATTCACTGGGCGGCTGGACGGTGATGTTGTTAGCAGGCGCGCAGTTTGATCGTGACCAATTAACATCAGAATGCTTAATCAAAGAGAACCTGCGAGTCTGTGGCCTCATGCCAGAATTGGGTTTAAACACCCCCCAAGCAGGCGAACCCACGGGCAGCCTGAGAGATGATCGAATCAAGCGTGTTGTCTCCTTAGACCTGGGGTTGGCACGCAGCTTTTCTCGTCAGAGTTTGCAATCACTCACGACGCCTACGCTCATCCTTGCCGCAGGCGTAGATATAGGTGACTCACCACAAGCAGAGGAGTCTGGCTTTCTGGCGCACTACATTCCAGCGCGTAAGCAAAAGTACATTGTTTATCCCGATGCGGCGCATTTCAGCTTTATGCAACGGTGCAAACCGGGGGCGATTGAGCTAATCGAAGAGCAAACGCCGGGTGATGGCATTATCTGCCTAGACGGTGATGGCCGCTCACGGCAGGAACTTCACCACATCATCTATCAAGATATTCTAGCGTTCATTGGCGCCCATTAG
- a CDS encoding AraC family transcriptional regulator has translation MIAIPLPFVVALLLSILAVLLFMRREESTPSAFVFIALCALTTTVVGLRWTFDWPLLRLLQPILASCIPITAWYCFSSAHQRYRLRIWHVIPPVLVTLGSLTYPFWRPPLDPMLTLLYVGYGTALIHASFKTSLPPEQVRFSDIDKALKAERMAGVMLLMSACIDGALVVDFEFFAGAHALTILTIGHAVLLPILAIAVIMVSLSIAPRINEIPSQDDKEAPVEAPKDQPHNQFNDDGGEGQNAENLNVENLNVENIVHKIDVLLTTQEVFLDPDLTLDRLARKACIPARQISAAINQVYGRNVSQVVNEYRIERAKTLLATTDSSITQIYLDSGFQTKSNFNREFSRVTGQTPSAFRRETADKGMA, from the coding sequence ATGATCGCTATTCCATTGCCTTTTGTGGTGGCCCTGCTGTTGTCTATATTGGCGGTGTTGTTGTTTATGCGCCGTGAAGAATCCACGCCATCGGCGTTTGTTTTTATCGCCCTATGTGCGTTAACAACGACGGTGGTAGGTCTACGTTGGACATTTGATTGGCCGCTGTTGCGCTTATTACAGCCTATCTTGGCGTCCTGTATTCCTATTACGGCTTGGTACTGCTTTTCCAGTGCACATCAACGCTATAGGCTGCGAATCTGGCATGTAATACCCCCCGTATTGGTTACCTTAGGCTCCCTGACGTACCCATTCTGGCGTCCGCCTCTAGACCCTATGTTGACGCTTCTTTATGTGGGATACGGTACCGCGTTAATTCATGCTTCGTTTAAAACGTCACTCCCTCCCGAGCAAGTGCGCTTTTCCGATATCGACAAGGCGTTAAAAGCAGAACGCATGGCGGGTGTGATGCTTTTGATGTCGGCGTGTATTGATGGCGCGCTAGTCGTTGATTTTGAGTTTTTTGCGGGTGCTCATGCGCTGACTATTCTCACTATTGGCCATGCAGTGTTGCTGCCAATACTCGCCATTGCGGTGATTATGGTGAGCTTGAGCATCGCACCAAGGATTAACGAAATACCCTCTCAAGATGACAAAGAAGCGCCTGTAGAAGCGCCTAAAGACCAACCTCACAACCAGTTCAATGACGATGGGGGAGAGGGTCAGAATGCAGAAAACCTGAATGTAGAAAACCTGAATGTAGAAAACATAGTTCACAAGATAGACGTGTTGCTCACTACTCAAGAAGTGTTTCTCGATCCCGATCTGACCTTAGACCGGCTAGCGCGCAAAGCTTGCATCCCGGCGCGGCAGATATCTGCCGCGATCAACCAGGTTTATGGACGTAACGTTTCTCAAGTGGTTAACGAATACCGTATCGAACGGGCAAAAACATTATTAGCCACCACAGATAGCAGCATCACCCAGATTTACCTAGACTCGGGTTTTCAGACCAAATCTAACTTTAATCGAGAGTTTTCCAGGGTCACCGGCCAAACGCCCAGTGCGTTTCGGCGCGAAACAGCGGATAAGGGGATGGCCTAA
- a CDS encoding DUF805 domain-containing protein, which translates to MHWYFDAWQRYAQFSGRASREAFWMFFLVNSLILMAFVLAETFYQSTWKIEAIYSLAIFLPLLSLTVRRLHDTQRSAWWLSVVLIPAIGMVMLLILLALPSKLPINDMDYPQHSNTL; encoded by the coding sequence ATGCACTGGTATTTTGATGCTTGGCAGCGTTACGCACAATTTTCAGGAAGGGCATCACGAGAAGCTTTTTGGATGTTCTTCCTAGTGAACAGCCTTATATTGATGGCGTTTGTTTTAGCGGAAACCTTCTATCAATCGACATGGAAAATAGAAGCGATTTACAGCCTAGCGATTTTTCTGCCCCTGTTGTCTTTAACCGTGCGAAGACTGCACGACACTCAGCGTTCTGCTTGGTGGTTGTCAGTGGTCTTGATTCCCGCCATCGGCATGGTGATGTTGCTCATCTTACTAGCCTTGCCGAGCAAGCTACCTATCAACGATATGGATTATCCACAGCATAGTAATACGCTTTAA
- a CDS encoding response regulator transcription factor, producing MKVLVVEDNINLANSIAATLLEAAFSIDVADNGRKALHMLEQGGYDLLVLDLGLPELDGISLLRKLRHQQNTIPVLIISARDSLDQRIHGLEVGADDYLCKPFSLEEVAARARALVRRAKHFGGETLQCGRLEFLPDAMELRLDGKPLLLHRRELEVMEYLLINQNRLVNKDQIIDRLSTSDESVSYAAVETYISRIRKKIGYDFGLKTVRGLGYYLEAKDCEPKGVKAPDHE from the coding sequence ATGAAAGTGCTAGTAGTAGAAGACAACATTAATTTAGCTAACTCTATTGCAGCCACTCTACTTGAGGCTGCCTTTAGCATTGATGTCGCCGACAATGGAAGAAAAGCACTCCATATGCTTGAGCAAGGTGGATACGATCTGTTGGTGTTGGATCTCGGCCTACCTGAACTGGACGGCATCTCCCTACTGCGCAAGCTACGTCATCAGCAGAATACGATTCCTGTCTTAATCATCTCAGCAAGAGACAGTCTTGATCAGCGCATACATGGCCTTGAAGTAGGTGCAGACGACTACTTATGCAAGCCTTTTTCACTGGAAGAGGTCGCAGCGCGGGCGCGGGCATTAGTACGACGTGCCAAACACTTTGGTGGAGAAACGCTACAATGCGGGCGCTTAGAGTTTCTCCCCGATGCCATGGAGCTGCGCCTAGATGGAAAACCTTTGCTATTGCACCGCCGAGAGTTAGAAGTCATGGAGTACCTGCTGATAAACCAAAATCGCCTCGTTAATAAGGATCAAATTATCGACCGATTATCTACCTCCGATGAGTCGGTTAGCTACGCCGCAGTAGAAACGTACATCTCCCGGATTCGTAAAAAAATTGGCTACGATTTCGGCTTAAAAACGGTACGCGGTCTGGGCTATTACCTGGAAGCTAAAGACTGCGAACCTAAAGGCGTGAAAGCCCCTGACCATGAATAA
- a CDS encoding sensor histidine kinase N-terminal domain-containing protein gives MNKRQSIRSRLLLWIGLPFTALAILALISSHLLLSRQINATFDDLLLNAAQRLERRIYTVDGELRINMHYFSISTLGSRGDGKIFYRIKESEGGMIAGFSGLSDPPRTSQEPIFYDVDYAGNALRAVALTLPFYRGGESVDIEIVVAESKEARHTLTNDFMVTLSGLMAVTGLLAISIALLAIHLSLAPLNTASQALRQRSPNDLHPLDDAAPKEILPLIQSINHLMQRMRRSIESTQQLNADVSHQLRTPISEIRALTEVSLKTPLPSPAQTNLKEIQRITEHASHTVKQLLKYAKTRSELVDISHLENVDLVAICQEACAQTAPTIYKQGQELAFEKHQAIPNVIGDPILLRWLVTNLIENASLHAGGEHVYQGVITVALTADVGQVLLTVSDEGTGVDEAQICKLTERFFRHNKHSSGSGLGLAIVEQIAITHSAQLSLGNRPQGGFKVSVTFST, from the coding sequence ATGAATAAACGCCAATCGATCCGCAGTCGGCTGCTTTTATGGATTGGACTACCTTTCACCGCCCTCGCGATCTTGGCATTGATCTCTAGTCACCTGCTGTTATCTCGGCAAATTAATGCCACCTTTGATGACCTGCTACTTAACGCAGCCCAGCGGTTGGAGCGTCGAATTTACACGGTGGATGGTGAGCTGCGCATCAATATGCACTATTTCAGTATCAGTACACTTGGCAGCAGAGGCGATGGGAAAATATTCTATCGCATTAAAGAGTCTGAAGGTGGCATGATTGCAGGCTTTAGCGGTTTATCAGATCCTCCCAGAACGTCTCAAGAACCCATTTTCTATGACGTAGACTATGCCGGCAATGCATTACGCGCCGTGGCGCTTACACTGCCCTTTTACCGAGGTGGTGAATCGGTAGACATTGAAATAGTGGTAGCCGAATCAAAAGAAGCGCGCCACACGCTCACTAATGACTTTATGGTAACGCTTTCAGGGTTAATGGCCGTAACAGGCCTACTGGCAATTTCCATTGCCCTATTAGCCATTCATCTAAGTCTGGCGCCTCTCAATACAGCAAGCCAGGCGTTGCGACAACGCTCACCCAATGACTTGCACCCCTTGGATGATGCCGCTCCCAAAGAGATCTTACCGCTCATCCAGAGTATTAACCATTTGATGCAGCGTATGCGGCGCAGCATTGAAAGCACTCAACAGCTCAATGCCGATGTTTCGCATCAGCTTAGAACGCCCATTTCAGAGATTCGCGCTTTAACCGAGGTATCGCTTAAAACACCCCTTCCCTCACCAGCGCAGACTAATCTAAAAGAGATTCAACGCATCACCGAACATGCCAGCCACACCGTGAAGCAACTGCTGAAATATGCCAAAACACGCAGCGAGTTGGTTGATATATCTCACTTGGAGAACGTCGATTTAGTAGCGATTTGTCAGGAAGCCTGCGCTCAGACTGCCCCCACTATCTATAAGCAAGGCCAAGAGCTCGCATTTGAAAAACATCAAGCGATACCTAATGTCATTGGTGACCCTATTTTGTTGCGCTGGTTAGTCACCAATTTAATTGAGAATGCCAGCTTGCATGCAGGTGGAGAGCATGTTTACCAAGGCGTCATCACCGTTGCACTAACGGCTGACGTAGGCCAAGTACTATTAACGGTGAGCGATGAAGGGACTGGCGTAGATGAAGCACAAATCTGCAAATTGACCGAACGCTTTTTCCGCCACAACAAACACTCTTCTGGTAGCGGGCTGGGGCTGGCCATTGTAGAGCAGATTGCGATCACTCATTCGGCACAACTGTCTCTGGGCAACCGACCACAGGGTGGGTTTAAAGTCTCTGTGACATTCTCTACATGA
- a CDS encoding tripartite tricarboxylate transporter permease, with product MIDFGAVGQSLDLLFSSFGPWLVVVPGIVLGLIFGATPGLQISMAMAIFLPMTMYMDFIQAMLFLTAIFTGGSFGAGIPAILMNIPGTSSAIATAFDGYPMARKGQHNQALGVALASSVIGAMMGYVVLFFMIQPLSYMVLRLGPAEMFVVILWGMTLIASLKGEQVLKGLIAGFVGLLVGTIGFSEIGLARGTMGQTYLLDGVPVIPAMMGMFAASELFKLANKGFIVESADARKVKVSEIFEGCRMAMRYPVVMIRGGLIGVLVGAVPGVGSSVSNLLSYIETKRRDRDPDSFGKGNPKGVVASEAANSSSEGGSMATLLALGIPGGGATAVMLAAFAMHNITGGPQFIRQQTDVVYAIIFANFAQVFLLVIIGLLFIPLLANIVKVPMRYLIPSVLVLAVMGSFGLTGNMAGPATVLVFAVIGWIFRHYGYSVPAAVIGMLLGSLAEKSLLHSYQISGGDITYVFERPVTLAIFALLLISLFSQPLMKRLKARQAAIQQ from the coding sequence ATGATTGATTTTGGCGCAGTAGGGCAGAGTTTGGATCTGCTTTTTTCTAGTTTTGGCCCTTGGTTGGTAGTAGTGCCGGGTATCGTACTGGGGCTTATTTTTGGCGCAACGCCAGGCCTGCAGATATCAATGGCGATGGCTATTTTCCTGCCGATGACCATGTACATGGACTTTATTCAAGCCATGTTGTTTCTTACCGCTATTTTTACTGGTGGCTCATTTGGTGCCGGTATCCCAGCCATCTTGATGAATATTCCGGGCACCTCTTCGGCAATCGCGACCGCCTTTGATGGTTACCCCATGGCGCGGAAGGGGCAGCATAACCAGGCGTTAGGTGTCGCGTTAGCCTCCTCGGTGATTGGCGCGATGATGGGCTACGTGGTGCTGTTCTTTATGATACAGCCGCTTTCCTACATGGTGCTGAGGTTGGGGCCAGCAGAGATGTTTGTAGTGATTCTCTGGGGGATGACGCTGATTGCGAGCTTAAAAGGCGAACAGGTGCTTAAAGGCTTGATTGCAGGATTTGTCGGGCTGTTAGTGGGGACGATTGGATTTAGCGAAATTGGTTTAGCACGCGGGACGATGGGGCAGACTTACCTGTTGGATGGCGTCCCCGTCATTCCGGCCATGATGGGAATGTTTGCCGCCTCAGAGCTATTTAAGCTAGCTAATAAAGGCTTCATCGTTGAATCTGCCGATGCCCGTAAGGTCAAGGTGAGTGAGATCTTCGAAGGTTGCAGAATGGCAATGCGCTACCCCGTTGTGATGATCCGGGGTGGTCTTATTGGGGTGTTGGTAGGAGCGGTTCCTGGTGTAGGCTCATCCGTGTCTAACCTGCTCTCCTACATAGAAACTAAGCGCCGTGATCGGGATCCTGATTCATTTGGGAAGGGCAATCCGAAAGGGGTCGTGGCGTCTGAAGCGGCTAACAGCAGCTCCGAAGGGGGCTCGATGGCAACACTGCTGGCACTAGGGATTCCTGGCGGTGGCGCTACAGCGGTAATGTTAGCGGCGTTTGCTATGCATAATATCACTGGAGGCCCGCAGTTTATCCGCCAACAAACGGATGTGGTTTACGCGATTATCTTCGCTAACTTTGCCCAGGTGTTTCTGCTGGTGATCATCGGCTTACTGTTTATTCCTCTCTTGGCCAATATCGTCAAAGTGCCCATGCGCTACTTGATCCCTTCTGTGTTGGTGCTGGCGGTAATGGGGTCATTCGGGCTAACCGGCAATATGGCAGGGCCCGCGACGGTGCTGGTGTTTGCAGTGATCGGTTGGATATTTCGCCACTATGGCTACTCTGTACCCGCCGCCGTGATCGGCATGTTACTGGGCTCGCTGGCTGAAAAATCGTTACTTCACTCCTATCAAATTAGTGGTGGTGATATTACCTACGTTTTTGAGCGCCCAGTCACGTTAGCAATTTTTGCACTGTTGCTAATCTCGTTGTTCAGCCAGCCGCTCATGAAGCGGCTTAAAGCACGCCAAGCCGCCATTCAACAATGA
- a CDS encoding tripartite tricarboxylate transporter TctB family protein: MSECKRDYGDFIVLMGLVGFTLWYLLDAISVSATPQNLLLILPLAVIVLAIIALELILRIKHGSLFRSSEEEPLHKTLPVVGLFAGYVLSLEAIGFDIATVAFLALFLILKGERNWLLVGGYSIAFGLSVAFFFSQMLPYPMTLLLLPS; the protein is encoded by the coding sequence ATGTCTGAATGTAAACGTGACTATGGGGACTTTATCGTTCTCATGGGGCTGGTTGGCTTTACACTATGGTATTTATTAGACGCCATTAGCGTATCCGCCACACCGCAAAACCTGCTGCTTATATTGCCACTTGCCGTTATCGTGTTAGCGATTATTGCACTTGAATTGATCCTGCGTATTAAACATGGCTCGCTGTTTCGCTCCTCTGAGGAAGAACCGCTGCATAAAACATTACCTGTTGTGGGGCTCTTCGCCGGCTATGTGCTGTCGCTTGAAGCGATAGGCTTTGATATTGCCACCGTAGCGTTTCTGGCGCTTTTCCTGATCCTTAAAGGGGAGCGCAATTGGCTGCTGGTAGGCGGCTATAGCATCGCTTTTGGGCTGAGTGTCGCGTTCTTTTTCTCGCAGATGCTGCCGTACCCGATGACACTGCTGCTGCTTCCAAGCTGA
- a CDS encoding tripartite tricarboxylate transporter substrate binding protein: MFNTSSASLSFDIKSILVGATAAIASLSMALPAVADDFPSRPLNMVVGFGTGGSADRMTRMMSGPISEELGVPVQVTNRPGAGTQVASNYVLNVPDDGYTVYASTFAPYLTNSILTGDAEFSVDDFSYINFQWFDLDLIAANKDSGYEDLPSLLEAIREEKGQVRGAVVQGSAGHLMVRLLLDEAGIPQDNLNLVTYNSGGEARSAVAGGQVDFVSISAQGSEGIREFLTPLAIVNDERIEQWDALPINEALAPMNFEVPVLQGSMRGFAVTSEMERQHPERFEKLSSAIQNALARKDVQEQLERNEMGGVWVGPERSNELMRENYQVFEKYAHLLN; the protein is encoded by the coding sequence ATGTTTAACACTTCCAGTGCTTCCTTATCGTTCGATATCAAATCGATATTGGTAGGGGCAACGGCCGCCATTGCCTCTCTATCAATGGCGCTTCCAGCTGTAGCTGACGACTTTCCCTCTCGACCGCTCAATATGGTGGTAGGTTTTGGCACTGGCGGAAGCGCGGATCGTATGACCCGCATGATGTCAGGGCCTATTTCCGAAGAGCTAGGTGTACCGGTACAAGTAACTAATCGCCCCGGTGCGGGCACTCAGGTTGCTTCTAATTACGTTCTTAACGTGCCTGATGATGGTTATACCGTCTATGCTTCGACGTTTGCTCCTTACTTAACTAACTCTATCCTTACTGGTGATGCAGAGTTTAGTGTCGACGACTTTTCTTATATCAACTTCCAGTGGTTTGATTTGGATCTAATCGCTGCAAATAAAGACAGCGGTTATGAAGACCTGCCAAGCCTGCTTGAAGCGATCCGCGAAGAAAAGGGACAAGTACGCGGTGCGGTGGTTCAAGGCTCTGCTGGTCACTTAATGGTGCGTTTGCTACTTGATGAAGCAGGTATTCCCCAAGATAACCTCAACTTGGTGACCTATAACAGCGGTGGCGAAGCCCGTTCAGCGGTAGCGGGTGGGCAGGTGGATTTTGTCTCTATTAGTGCCCAAGGCAGTGAGGGTATTCGTGAGTTTTTAACTCCGTTGGCGATCGTCAATGATGAGCGCATTGAACAGTGGGATGCGCTCCCGATCAATGAAGCGCTGGCACCGATGAACTTTGAAGTGCCCGTTCTTCAGGGCTCAATGCGCGGCTTTGCCGTGACCAGTGAGATGGAACGGCAGCATCCTGAGCGTTTTGAGAAGCTCTCCTCGGCTATTCAAAATGCGCTTGCCCGTAAAGATGTTCAAGAGCAGCTTGAGCGCAACGAAATGGGCGGCGTTTGGGTCGGCCCAGAGCGCTCCAACGAGCTGATGCGCGAAAACTATCAAGTGTTTGAAAAATACGCTCACCTGCTTAACTAA
- a CDS encoding alpha/beta hydrolase: protein MLDLRIMRRYLGVSALTLLMSGCGATHQASQGLPAIEQGMLNTPQTFTRLPAQRYTPDDWAQTLSAQVLLPNASDAERRPAALIVHGGGWRNRGPDDMEAIAEQLAEQGYVTVNIEHRFAPEYRFPEQLHDLQQAMSWIHSNAERWQVDTDRIVGVGFSSGAHLISLLALAGDEGPLGDPYGGEHTKLAAVLVGGLPSDLLKFDDGRLVVDFIGGTRAEKPEAYALASPARQITPQAPPFFLFHGSWDQLVPVDHATDFYQALQAQGTESELYLQRGYGHFASFLLRGSAIDAGIAFLNRQVVSKD from the coding sequence ATGCTGGATTTACGTATTATGCGTCGATATCTGGGCGTAAGCGCGCTGACTCTCTTGATGAGTGGCTGCGGTGCAACGCATCAAGCCAGCCAGGGCCTACCTGCCATTGAGCAGGGGATGCTGAACACTCCGCAGACCTTTACTCGACTACCCGCCCAACGTTATACACCTGATGATTGGGCGCAAACATTGAGCGCCCAGGTACTATTGCCGAACGCATCAGACGCAGAGCGTCGACCAGCTGCACTCATTGTGCATGGCGGTGGCTGGCGCAACCGTGGACCAGACGACATGGAGGCGATTGCTGAGCAGTTAGCAGAGCAGGGTTATGTGACAGTGAATATTGAGCACCGCTTTGCTCCCGAGTACCGATTCCCTGAACAGCTACATGATTTGCAACAGGCGATGAGCTGGATTCACAGTAACGCTGAGCGTTGGCAAGTGGATACTGACCGCATCGTGGGCGTTGGCTTTTCTTCTGGCGCACATTTGATAAGCCTGCTTGCCTTGGCTGGCGATGAAGGCCCGCTTGGCGACCCTTATGGTGGCGAGCACACAAAGCTAGCAGCGGTGCTGGTTGGCGGTCTACCCAGTGACCTGCTGAAGTTTGATGACGGCCGCTTGGTGGTCGACTTTATTGGCGGCACCCGCGCCGAAAAACCAGAGGCCTATGCGCTGGCTTCACCTGCGCGGCAAATCACCCCTCAGGCACCACCGTTTTTTCTGTTTCATGGCAGTTGGGATCAGCTAGTGCCCGTTGATCATGCAACTGACTTCTATCAAGCACTCCAGGCCCAGGGCACTGAAAGCGAGCTTTACTTACAGCGTGGCTATGGGCATTTTGCCAGCTTTCTGCTGCGTGGTAGCGCTATTGACGCGGGAATCGCCTTTCTTAATCGGCAGGTAGTCAGTAAGGATTAG